TTCCCAGGTGACCCTAGGAAGGTCTCTGCAATTCTACGTTATTCCCATTTTATTTGACCAGACTCCTGCAATAGtgaaaaaatgaaatatttctaCAGTACAAGTACCTAGGTTTTATTCATGTACAACTGAAAATAATAGGTTTCACATTGAATATTttaatagaaataaaaaaaaaacagcacagatAAGATCCGTAAGGTTTGAGATTGCCGTGCCTTAAGAGTGAGGCAAGTTTTGAACAAGCAATATTTTAAGCTAACAGCATTTCCAAGGAGTACAGCATTTTTACACGGCATGAAACCGAAGACAAACTTACTCAGCAATGCTTGCAGGCATTGGCTGTCGTTGAAGCTTTGACTGTATTTGGATATTTTCTACACGCTCTCGCTCACAGTCACTGGGACTGAACGGCTTTAAAGACTCCTCCCACCATTTCGTAtcaatcctcttcttcttcactGTTGTTAACCAACCTGAGGCATATTTCCTTGTAACGTCTTTCACCTTGTCATGGTTATCAAAGCTGAGAACATAGTACAACGGCTCTCTAATGTTGCTCTCCTTAACGCTGCCAACTGATCCATGGACTACGTCAACTGCAATCCATTTTGAATCCTTTGGGGTAAACACTTCAACCCAGTGCTCGATGCTGTCGCTTATGTCTTGTGCAAGTTTTTGTGAATTTTCTtcagcagtcttttctttcttcccggaTTTCTTCCCAGATTTCTTGGTTGACGAATCGTCGCAAACCTTTTTTTTGCTCATTGCCTTCTTTGGTTTTACAACTTCGAAGTCACTGTCCGCCTCATCAGATTCGCAGTGCTCTCCTTTAGCCTTTTTTTTGGAAGGAGTTTCGATCTCGGTGCTTTTTTTCCCAGGTTTTACGTCTGTCTTCAGCAGCTGAACAGCATCGAGAGGCACAGGATACAAAGACATGCACAAACGAGCTTCAATCTGCAAGCACCTTACAATCACCAGAAATAGAAGAGCATAATCTCTCGCGTTTTGAGCGATCTTGGTTGTTAGTGCCATTTTAAGGTCATTGTAAAGGGCACGACAACTAGTGTAAGGACCTAACTTGCACACAAATGCTTTGATAAACAGCCTAGACATGCGCTCGATATCCAGAAGCGTGACTGTTTTGCCAGTGTACATCATGAACTCGGAAGGAAGCAAAGAAAGTGCCACCCCGTGCAGAGTTTGGTCCAGCATAAGGCTGTTCAGCCTCATCCCATGTGCCAGGAGACAGAGAAGATGCACCTTGTGTTTCAGGACATGGATTTCCTTGCGCACTCTGTTAATCCGACGCCTCATCTCTGCCACCGGATCAAACTTTGATTTCTTGCGTTTTCCCGTCATCACGGGCTCCTTCAGTGTGATTGTGATTCCATCTTCGGGAACAACAGGTGCATAGTTGTCGAGGTCTGCTCCTTCTGGAACTTCTTCCCAGTCAGATTCACTCGAGCTATCATGTTTCTCGGCCTTTATTCTTTGTGGtgtggttttcttatttttcatgTGCTGTTTCTTTACCTCTGGCAACGTTATTGATGAATCGTTTGCTTGACTTTCCGCCATAAGGCTAGTTTTGCCAGATTTCTTACCACTTTTTGCAGACGACACTGAAGACTTAGCGGTCTTCGCAGCTTGAAACTGCTTGCTTCTAGTTTTCACTGGAGACCTACAGTCCAGGCTAGAAGCAGACTGTTTTGCAGGCGGTACTAATAAATTCTTGGCAGCTTTTTTAGATTTTAGCAGTTTGGACTTTGGCGCGTCATTTACAGTGTAAGAGCAAGAGGCCTGTGGTTCGTTTTCAAGCAACATAGCACTGATGACGTCTTTCAAGGATTCAGAAGAGTTGTCGTCACCCATACCTTTCTTCATCATGACATGGTCTACCCGAGTTGACTGCAGTGCTTGATTGGTTGAGTCTGTCGAGTTGTGCTTTTTCGACTGTAATAGGAGACTCTTGCTGAAACCGGGTAAACTTTCAAGCTGAACCCTTCTTTCAGAAGGATTCTTATCGGAACTAAGCATGTTCAGAGTCGTGTTATTGGCTCTTTTGATTTGCGACAGTTTCGGAATCTTGACCGCCTGTATATATTGCTTCTTAGGCGCGGTCGACTTTTTGCGTCTATTTTTGGTGTCAGAACGAGAGTCGCTATCGTCATCGCTTGatgtaccaccctcagacaagtCAACTCCTAAGCACGCGAGCTCAAAAGGCTCATCGGCAGAACTGTCCGAAACATGCGTAAGTTCAAGGCCGATGTGCTTACTTTTCTTCGCCGGGACGTCATCCTCAGACTCATCCGACGAGTCTTGTTTCTTCGGGGGCCTGTATTCGTCCTCTGACGAAGAGCAATCCGATACGTACTTTTCATCGCTGTCAACATCCATATCTTCATTGCTCGATTTCGGCACAGATGCTGGGGTAACATTCTTGTTAAGCAGCCTAGACGATCGCCTTGTGGCCATTGTGTAAGTTTCCGGCGGCGACACGCTCCTTTTCACACCAGAACACTTGTGGAGATGAGACAGGTCAGCTAGATTGCAGCAATTATCGGAAGTTCACGCAGCAGTTAAAGAATGTCTAACATTTGTTCCTCGCGCACATATTCAAATGTGAAAACAAATAAGCACGCACGCGCATAATCTTGGCATCAGTCGGATCACGCTGCCCGTTTCGCATAGCAACAACCGAAACATGTTTCAACTTGTCTTACATTGGTGGATTGGATCGGCTACTATCAGCTTTTTTTACTAAAAATATCTGCGATTGTTTTTTAAGAGAGacaaaaaataacaaattttatacttttaaacaaactgttAGGTTTTTAAATATT
The nucleotide sequence above comes from Rhipicephalus microplus isolate Deutch F79 chromosome 2, USDA_Rmic, whole genome shotgun sequence. Encoded proteins:
- the LOC119170146 gene encoding DNA repair protein complementing XP-C cells, translating into MATRRSSRLLNKNVTPASVPKSSNEDMDVDSDEKYVSDCSSSEDEYRPPKKQDSSDESEDDVPAKKSKHIGLELTHVSDSSADEPFELACLGVDLSEGGTSSDDDSDSRSDTKNRRKKSTAPKKQYIQAVKIPKLSQIKRANNTTLNMLSSDKNPSERRVQLESLPGFSKSLLLQSKKHNSTDSTNQALQSTRVDHVMMKKGMGDDNSSESLKDVISAMLLENEPQASCSYTVNDAPKSKLLKSKKAAKNLLVPPAKQSASSLDCRSPVKTRSKQFQAAKTAKSSVSSAKSGKKSGKTSLMAESQANDSSITLPEVKKQHMKNKKTTPQRIKAEKHDSSSESDWEEVPEGADLDNYAPVVPEDGITITLKEPVMTGKRKKSKFDPVAEMRRRINRVRKEIHVLKHKVHLLCLLAHGMRLNSLMLDQTLHGVALSLLPSEFMMYTGKTVTLLDIERMSRLFIKAFVCKLGPYTSCRALYNDLKMALTTKIAQNARDYALLFLVIVRCLQIEARLCMSLYPVPLDAVQLLKTDVKPGKKSTEIETPSKKKAKGEHCESDEADSDFEVVKPKKAMSKKKVCDDSSTKKSGKKSGKKEKTAEENSQKLAQDISDSIEHWVEVFTPKDSKWIAVDVVHGSVGSVKESNIREPLYYVLSFDNHDKVKDVTRKYASGWLTTVKKKRIDTKWWEESLKPFSPSDCERERVENIQIQSKLQRQPMPASIAEFKNHPLYALKRHLLKFEAIYPPDAPTLGFVRGEPVYARECIHTLRSRETWLREARMVRVKEQPYKIVKARPKYDKLSGQILKEQPLELFGLWQTEPYMPPIAFNGKVPRNEWGNVELFKSCMLPVGTVHLRAPGLARVASKLNIDCVPAVVGFEGHCRGVHPVFDGWVVCEEFKDTLMAAWEEEQANISNREEEKRLKRIYGNWKKLIKGVLIKDKLRMKYMNDD